The following coding sequences lie in one Sphingomonas sp. M1-B02 genomic window:
- a CDS encoding PAS domain-containing sensor histidine kinase: protein MIRSAAEELPPIDADEFRLIADSAPVAVWVTRLDGRRSFVNRAYAAFLGVSYEAALEFDWRAIIHPDDAARLMAESLAGEASLDTFELQGRYRSASGDWRWLHSTSSPRRDAKGRHVGFIGVAHDITEAKEAELSLREREAQLSAFISQATAGFGQVDLQGRYTLVNDRFCEIAGWSREELIGMSMFDLTHPDDRERNKPLFGRAVADGTPYTLEKRYVRKDGGVVWVSNSVSVIRRPTGEPFGVLAVTIDVTERHEAEARLRKSEESLRLATGSAGMATWELDLATMEGKWSPNRFDLLGMERRADSQGTFDEWLERVHPDDREMARGAALHCFEDGIPYTLEYRICRADDQSERWLLSHGSRIDYADGRPSRFVGVSFDITHRRKAESDLRESEARFRRIFEQANDFLITTTLDQKITSVNPAVATTLGYAESEIIGRSIADFMDPEQFAISMASFNQKLQEGGNTRLTISVRAKDRRTLIWEINSRLTTDAQGVPTGLHAIGRDVTEAKRAEAHLRLLVDELNHRVKNTLAIVQGIAQQSFKSDVDPRVARRAFEGRLAALSEAHNLLTREHWGVVPMTQIIGDAVAPHGGPAGRFTLEGPDLPLVPKTAISLALAIHELATNAVKHGALSDAEGWVSIGWTRHQGDGPGRLTMVWEEHGGPPVAPPTRRGFGTRMIERGLAAELGGTVTIEFRPEGLVCTVDAPLPEGAE from the coding sequence ATGATACGGTCCGCAGCCGAGGAGTTGCCGCCGATCGACGCGGATGAGTTTCGCCTGATCGCGGACAGCGCGCCCGTGGCCGTCTGGGTCACCCGGCTCGATGGGCGCCGCAGCTTCGTCAATCGCGCTTATGCGGCGTTTCTGGGCGTCTCCTATGAAGCGGCGCTGGAGTTCGACTGGCGCGCGATCATCCATCCCGATGATGCGGCGCGGCTGATGGCGGAATCGCTGGCCGGCGAAGCCAGCCTCGACACGTTCGAACTGCAGGGCCGCTATCGCAGCGCCAGCGGCGATTGGCGCTGGCTGCATTCCACCTCGTCGCCGCGGCGCGACGCCAAGGGCCGGCATGTCGGCTTCATCGGCGTCGCGCACGACATCACCGAGGCAAAGGAAGCCGAGCTTTCGCTGCGCGAGCGCGAGGCCCAGCTCTCCGCGTTCATCAGCCAGGCCACCGCCGGCTTCGGCCAGGTCGACCTGCAGGGCCGCTACACGCTGGTGAACGACCGCTTTTGCGAGATTGCCGGCTGGAGCCGCGAGGAACTGATCGGCATGTCGATGTTCGACCTGACCCATCCCGACGACCGCGAACGCAACAAGCCGCTGTTCGGGCGGGCGGTGGCCGACGGCACGCCCTATACGCTCGAGAAGCGCTATGTGCGCAAGGATGGCGGCGTGGTCTGGGTCAGCAACAGCGTCTCGGTGATCCGGCGGCCGACCGGCGAGCCGTTCGGCGTGCTCGCGGTGACGATCGACGTGACCGAGCGGCACGAGGCCGAGGCGCGGCTGCGCAAGAGCGAGGAGAGCCTGCGCCTGGCAACCGGCAGCGCCGGGATGGCGACCTGGGAACTCGACCTGGCGACGATGGAGGGCAAATGGTCGCCCAATCGCTTCGACCTGCTCGGCATGGAGCGGCGAGCCGACAGCCAGGGGACGTTCGACGAGTGGCTGGAGCGGGTGCATCCCGACGATCGCGAGATGGCGCGCGGCGCCGCCCTGCACTGCTTCGAGGACGGCATCCCCTACACGCTGGAATATCGCATCTGCCGTGCCGACGACCAATCGGAACGCTGGCTGCTGAGCCATGGCAGCCGGATCGATTATGCCGACGGCCGGCCGAGCCGCTTCGTCGGGGTATCGTTCGACATCACCCACCGCCGCAAGGCCGAGAGCGACCTGCGCGAGAGCGAGGCGCGCTTTCGCCGCATCTTCGAACAGGCCAATGATTTCTTGATCACGACGACGCTCGACCAGAAGATCACATCGGTGAACCCCGCGGTGGCGACGACGCTGGGCTATGCGGAATCGGAGATCATCGGGCGATCGATCGCCGACTTCATGGATCCCGAGCAGTTCGCGATCAGCATGGCGTCGTTCAACCAGAAATTGCAGGAAGGCGGCAATACCCGGCTGACGATCAGCGTTCGCGCCAAGGATCGCCGCACGCTGATCTGGGAAATCAATTCGCGGCTGACGACCGACGCGCAGGGCGTGCCGACGGGCCTCCATGCGATCGGGCGCGACGTGACCGAAGCCAAGCGTGCCGAGGCGCATTTGCGGCTGCTGGTCGACGAGCTCAACCACCGCGTGAAGAACACGCTGGCGATCGTCCAGGGCATCGCCCAGCAGAGCTTCAAGAGCGACGTCGATCCGCGGGTGGCGCGGCGGGCCTTCGAGGGGCGGCTCGCCGCGCTTTCTGAGGCGCACAACCTGCTCACCCGCGAGCATTGGGGCGTGGTCCCGATGACCCAGATCATCGGCGACGCGGTGGCGCCGCATGGCGGACCGGCGGGACGCTTCACGCTGGAGGGGCCCGACCTGCCGCTCGTCCCGAAGACCGCGATCTCGCTCGCGCTGGCGATCCACGAGCTGGCGACCAACGCCGTGAAGCATGGCGCGCTCTCCGATGCCGAGGGTTGGGTCTCGATAGGCTGGACGCGGCACCAGGGCGACGGGCCTGGACGGCTGACGATGGTGTGGGAAGAGCATGGTGGCCCGCCGGTCGCGCCGCCGACGCGGCGCGGCTTCGGCACGCGGATGATCGAGCGCGGGCTCGCCGCCGAGTTGGGCGGCACGGTGACGATCGAATTCCGGCCGGAGGGGCTGGTCTGCACGGTGGACGCGCCGTTGCCAGAGGGGGCCGAATGA
- a CDS encoding HpcH/HpaI aldolase/citrate lyase family protein: MADPLIARSLLFAPGDSERKLAKAGGSGADLLLLDLEDAVAEARKPDARSMVAEHLRSADRQQPHWVRINPLDTGHALSDLAAIVPARPDGIMLPKATRAEADRLHHYLTALEAAAGLPIGGIRTMVVATETAPALFGLGDYAGCPRLAALTWGAEDSAAALGASDNRDEDGDYAFPYQLFRALCLAGAAAAGVTAIETIHGDFRDAAGLEAVAVKARRAGFRGMMAIHPDQVPVINRAFSPSEAEIERAERIVRAFADNPGQGTIGMDGAMLDMPHLKRAQAVLALRVG; the protein is encoded by the coding sequence ATGGCCGACCCGCTTATCGCCCGATCCCTGCTCTTCGCGCCCGGCGATTCCGAGCGCAAGCTGGCCAAAGCGGGCGGAAGCGGGGCCGATCTGCTGCTGCTCGACCTGGAAGACGCGGTGGCAGAGGCGCGCAAGCCCGACGCGCGGAGCATGGTGGCCGAACATCTGCGCAGCGCCGATCGGCAGCAGCCGCACTGGGTGCGGATCAATCCGCTCGACACCGGCCATGCCCTGAGCGACCTCGCCGCGATCGTGCCGGCGCGGCCCGACGGGATCATGCTGCCCAAGGCGACCCGCGCCGAGGCGGACCGGCTGCATCATTATCTGACCGCGCTGGAAGCCGCGGCCGGCCTGCCGATCGGCGGGATCCGCACGATGGTGGTCGCCACCGAAACCGCCCCCGCTCTGTTCGGGCTGGGCGACTATGCCGGCTGCCCGCGGCTGGCGGCGCTGACCTGGGGGGCGGAGGATAGCGCCGCGGCGCTGGGGGCGAGCGACAATCGCGACGAGGACGGCGACTATGCCTTCCCCTATCAATTGTTTCGCGCACTCTGCCTGGCGGGCGCGGCGGCGGCGGGCGTCACCGCGATCGAGACGATCCATGGCGACTTTCGCGATGCGGCGGGGCTGGAGGCAGTCGCGGTGAAGGCGCGTCGCGCGGGCTTTCGCGGGATGATGGCGATCCACCCCGATCAGGTGCCGGTGATCAACCGCGCTTTCTCACCCTCCGAAGCCGAGATCGAGCGCGCCGAGCGCATCGTCCGGGCATTTGCCGACAATCCCGGCCAGGGCACCATCGGGATGGACGGAGCGATGCTCGACATGCCGCACCTCAAGCGCGCGCAGGCGGTGCTGGCGCTTCGCGTCGGCTGA
- a CDS encoding GGDEF/EAL domain-containing response regulator: MRILIVDDEPAMHESYRQCFTTSRSDGNETALSAMAAELFGDDDEEVPADSAADEPVITFDCTHKMQGLDAVAAIQASLESGERYSVAFIDVRMPPGIDGKETAKRIRALDPDINLVIVTGYSDFSPLDISRAAGPADKIFYIAKPFQAEEVIQTATALGHRWQVDQELEHARGLLAEKIGQLEEQQHELAANESRAIHMANHDSLTEAPNRLAFLRMLGQAVKGDHCFAMAMMDLDRFKLVNDTLGHLAGDELIRMVCQILQQNCPEGGFVARLGGDEFAMLMQVTGEDEAVMLCERLLKACTISFKVLGHSVQGGASIGLMVVAPDTIRDPIDVMRRADLALNEAKRQGRGIVRVFDESMDESIRFRRQIEGGLSEAIAKGELKLVFQPIVAREKLEITGFEALVRWCSPEYGMVSPGMFIPIAEESNLIHELGDWVIDEAVKTLQTWPGQYVSVNFSPRQFRRHNFVAHVVERVTHAGVDPNRFQIEITETAIFDNVERAAEILFKLRQMGFRIALDDFGTGYSSLYNIRRFALDCLKIDRSFVDGMGRERESAAIVHSIIHLGRALGMEVVAEGVETEAQLQALRLAGCSHVQGYYLARPMDAEDALLLAEKGVLHDVAEPALEASNGTHG; encoded by the coding sequence GTGCGCATATTGATCGTGGACGACGAACCGGCGATGCACGAATCCTATCGGCAGTGCTTCACCACGTCGCGCAGCGACGGCAACGAGACCGCGCTCAGCGCCATGGCAGCCGAGCTGTTCGGCGACGATGACGAGGAAGTGCCTGCCGATTCCGCCGCGGACGAGCCCGTCATCACCTTCGATTGCACCCACAAGATGCAGGGTCTCGACGCCGTCGCCGCGATCCAGGCATCGCTGGAAAGCGGCGAACGCTATTCCGTGGCCTTCATCGACGTCCGCATGCCCCCCGGCATCGACGGCAAGGAGACCGCCAAGCGCATCCGCGCGCTCGATCCCGACATCAATCTGGTGATCGTCACCGGCTATTCCGATTTCTCGCCGCTCGACATCAGCCGCGCCGCCGGCCCCGCCGACAAGATCTTCTACATCGCGAAGCCCTTCCAGGCCGAAGAGGTCATCCAGACCGCGACCGCGCTCGGCCATCGCTGGCAGGTCGATCAGGAACTCGAACATGCCCGCGGGCTGCTCGCCGAAAAGATCGGCCAGCTCGAGGAGCAGCAGCACGAGCTCGCCGCCAACGAATCGCGCGCGATCCACATGGCGAACCATGATTCGCTCACCGAAGCGCCCAATCGCCTCGCCTTCCTCCGCATGCTCGGCCAGGCGGTGAAGGGCGATCACTGCTTCGCCATGGCGATGATGGATCTCGATCGCTTCAAGCTCGTCAACGATACGCTCGGCCATTTGGCCGGCGACGAGCTGATCCGGATGGTCTGCCAGATCCTCCAGCAAAACTGCCCCGAGGGCGGCTTCGTCGCGCGGCTCGGCGGCGACGAGTTCGCGATGCTGATGCAGGTCACCGGCGAAGACGAAGCGGTGATGCTCTGCGAACGGCTGCTCAAGGCGTGCACGATCAGCTTCAAGGTGCTCGGCCATTCGGTCCAGGGCGGCGCCTCGATCGGCCTGATGGTCGTGGCCCCCGATACGATCCGCGATCCGATCGACGTGATGCGCCGCGCCGATCTCGCGCTCAACGAAGCCAAGCGCCAGGGCCGCGGCATCGTCCGCGTGTTCGACGAGAGCATGGACGAATCGATCCGCTTCCGCCGCCAGATCGAAGGCGGGCTTTCCGAAGCGATCGCCAAGGGCGAGCTCAAGCTCGTCTTCCAGCCAATCGTCGCGCGCGAGAAGCTGGAGATCACCGGCTTCGAAGCGCTCGTCCGCTGGTGCAGCCCCGAATATGGCATGGTCTCGCCGGGCATGTTCATCCCGATCGCCGAGGAATCGAACCTGATCCACGAGCTGGGCGACTGGGTGATCGACGAAGCGGTGAAGACGCTGCAGACCTGGCCCGGCCAATATGTCTCGGTCAACTTCTCGCCGCGCCAGTTCCGCCGCCACAATTTCGTCGCGCATGTCGTCGAGCGCGTCACGCATGCCGGGGTCGATCCCAACCGCTTCCAGATCGAGATCACCGAGACCGCAATCTTCGACAATGTCGAGCGTGCCGCCGAGATCCTGTTCAAGCTGCGCCAGATGGGCTTCCGCATCGCCCTCGACGATTTCGGCACCGGTTACTCGTCGCTCTACAATATCCGCCGCTTCGCGCTCGATTGCCTCAAGATCGATCGCAGCTTCGTCGACGGCATGGGTCGCGAGCGCGAAAGCGCGGCGATCGTCCACTCGATCATCCATCTCGGCCGCGCTTTGGGCATGGAAGTCGTCGCCGAAGGCGTCGAGACCGAGGCCCAGCTCCAGGCGCTGCGTCTGGCCGGCTGCAGCCACGTCCAGGGCTATTATCTCGCGCGCCCGATGGATGCCGAAGATGCCTTGCTGCTCGCCGAGAAAGGCGTCCTGCACGATGTGGCCGAACCCGCCCTGGAAGCGAGCAACGGAACCCACGGCTGA
- a CDS encoding CHASE4 domain-containing protein: MPITRRPRAPASLGAKLVLILTAVGLLGAAALALLLATVITPGFNRLERDAVEGHVARTQAVVHDVASKVENGVRDYGDWNSSYDYMANPTAAFEQESFSTLAMVNLDVNGMAYVANDGRILISRWLDIEREADVPAMRARLNAAIAKLDVGAALKGKSSAGFYLRLGDTLAAIGVAQVRRSDGSGDPRGYVLMARAITSAQLSTLLQLQASLADPVAAVTITPSRSRTRIAVPIPGPDGRAVATAAYAVPRDLSTLGTRMLILAVVGSSLLLAVVLWVLRRMISRLVLRPLNRVERHMGLVRASGQLGLLTDKPRDDEIGSLVTSFNSMLKQLKDLREQLEVQSFTLGRSESAVAVMHNVRNALNPISTVLSQGLGRPLALDRPTMDKALAELTREDLSPVRRQKLVAFLAAAFEAIDQEREDRRDQLGIGREALHHVLEIIGMQQEAAHERPPLDACDMSDIVAQNATIARYSGETSIAFSFPSRPHWVLGNRVILSQVIGNLFANAAESIAATGRGGGSIAVAIHDKEDRVEIIIRDDGEGFDPATAPTLFQRGFSTRKHKSGGLGLHWCANSMLAMEGTLELRSDGLGTGARAVLTLGRTEIMETEEELAA; encoded by the coding sequence ATGCCGATCACCAGGCGCCCGCGCGCGCCGGCCTCGCTCGGCGCCAAGCTCGTCCTGATCCTGACCGCGGTCGGGCTGCTCGGCGCCGCGGCGCTGGCGCTGTTGCTGGCGACCGTCATCACGCCCGGCTTCAACAGGCTCGAGCGCGACGCGGTCGAGGGCCATGTCGCGCGCACCCAGGCAGTCGTCCACGACGTCGCCTCGAAGGTCGAGAATGGCGTGCGCGACTATGGCGACTGGAATTCGTCCTACGACTATATGGCCAATCCTACCGCGGCGTTCGAGCAGGAGAGCTTTTCGACGCTGGCGATGGTCAATCTCGACGTCAACGGCATGGCCTATGTTGCCAATGACGGCCGCATCCTCATCTCGCGCTGGCTCGATATCGAGCGCGAGGCCGACGTGCCGGCGATGCGCGCCCGGCTGAACGCCGCGATCGCCAAGCTCGACGTCGGCGCCGCGCTGAAGGGCAAGAGTTCGGCGGGCTTCTATCTCCGGCTCGGCGATACGCTCGCCGCGATCGGCGTCGCGCAGGTCCGCCGCAGCGATGGCAGCGGCGATCCGCGCGGCTATGTCCTGATGGCGCGCGCGATCACCTCGGCCCAGCTCAGCACCCTGCTCCAGCTCCAAGCGAGCCTCGCCGATCCCGTCGCCGCGGTCACCATCACCCCCAGCCGCAGCCGCACCCGGATCGCCGTGCCGATCCCCGGTCCGGATGGCCGTGCCGTCGCCACCGCCGCTTATGCCGTGCCCCGCGATCTCTCCACGCTCGGCACCCGCATGCTGATCCTCGCGGTCGTCGGTTCGTCGCTGTTGCTGGCCGTGGTCCTGTGGGTCCTGCGCCGCATGATCAGCCGCCTCGTGCTGCGCCCGCTCAACCGCGTCGAGCGTCACATGGGGCTCGTGCGCGCCTCGGGCCAGCTCGGCCTGCTGACCGACAAGCCGCGCGACGACGAGATCGGCAGCCTCGTCACCAGTTTCAACTCGATGCTCAAGCAATTGAAGGATCTGCGCGAGCAGCTCGAGGTCCAAAGCTTCACCCTCGGCCGCAGCGAAAGCGCCGTCGCGGTGATGCACAATGTCCGCAACGCGCTCAATCCGATCAGCACCGTCCTCAGCCAGGGCCTCGGCCGCCCGCTCGCGCTCGATCGCCCGACGATGGACAAGGCGCTGGCCGAACTCACCCGCGAGGACCTTTCGCCGGTCCGCCGCCAGAAGCTCGTCGCCTTTTTGGCCGCCGCCTTCGAGGCGATCGACCAGGAGCGCGAGGATCGCAGGGATCAGCTCGGCATCGGCCGCGAAGCGCTCCACCACGTCCTCGAAATCATCGGCATGCAACAGGAGGCCGCGCACGAGCGCCCACCGCTCGACGCCTGCGACATGAGCGACATCGTCGCCCAGAATGCGACGATCGCGCGCTATTCGGGCGAAACCTCGATCGCCTTCAGCTTCCCCTCGCGCCCACACTGGGTGCTCGGCAATCGCGTGATCCTGAGCCAGGTGATCGGCAACCTCTTTGCCAACGCCGCCGAATCGATCGCCGCTACCGGGCGGGGCGGGGGCAGCATCGCGGTTGCGATCCACGACAAGGAAGACCGCGTCGAAATCATCATCCGCGACGACGGCGAAGGCTTCGACCCCGCCACCGCGCCGACCTTGTTCCAGCGCGGCTTCTCGACCCGCAAGCACAAGTCCGGCGGCCTGGGCCTGCATTGGTGCGCCAATTCGATGCTTGCGATGGAAGGCACGCTCGAACTGCGCAGCGACGGCCTGGGCACCGGTGCGCGGGCGGTGCTGACGCTCGGGCGAACCGAGATCATGGAGACCGAAGAAGAACTGGCGGCCTAA
- a CDS encoding SET domain-containing protein yields the protein MGIWFLVAVGFMFTGYAVYLLGLRRELVQPNRASWLIWSAATGLEALTYAAVNPGAPQGWVFAVSAVACIIVTIGIWRRSSWAPPSATETFCIAACLTALVIWLVFRETFWAHMLVVVAVPASFWPTWVSVWEDRSRERSPAWGLWTFGDLATLLIAVRGPELGVAELGYVLVELLCHASVWFLIGLATINPLRSLGVRRGGLRIFDRYRHSDNLFKVGENHLGKAVYAAAPFAEGDVLIEFTGRRFRSDQVPSLMRGGGDRFVQVTPDHYMGPSGRIDDLVNHSCAPNAGLRFTDAGVFLVAVRAIPPGEEVVWDYSTTLRESNWHMICQCKAPECRQVIGNFASLAPDRQEWFRARNLVAPYLRRSDDVSATKKVVGW from the coding sequence GTGGGTATCTGGTTCCTGGTGGCGGTGGGATTCATGTTCACGGGCTATGCAGTCTATCTGCTTGGCCTGCGGCGTGAGCTCGTCCAGCCTAACCGCGCCTCCTGGCTGATCTGGAGCGCCGCGACCGGGCTGGAGGCGCTGACCTATGCGGCGGTGAACCCCGGCGCGCCGCAGGGCTGGGTATTCGCGGTCTCCGCCGTCGCCTGCATCATCGTGACGATCGGCATCTGGCGACGGTCGTCCTGGGCGCCGCCCTCGGCGACCGAGACCTTCTGCATCGCCGCCTGCCTGACCGCGCTGGTGATCTGGCTGGTGTTCCGCGAGACCTTCTGGGCGCATATGCTGGTGGTGGTCGCGGTGCCGGCGAGCTTCTGGCCGACCTGGGTCAGCGTATGGGAAGACCGTTCGCGCGAGCGTTCGCCGGCCTGGGGGCTGTGGACCTTCGGCGATCTGGCCACGCTGCTGATCGCGGTGCGTGGGCCCGAACTGGGGGTGGCCGAGCTCGGCTATGTGCTGGTCGAGCTGCTGTGCCATGCCAGCGTCTGGTTCCTGATCGGGCTGGCGACGATCAACCCGCTCCGCTCGCTGGGCGTGCGGCGCGGGGGACTGCGGATCTTCGACCGCTATCGGCACTCGGACAATCTGTTCAAGGTGGGCGAGAACCATCTGGGCAAGGCGGTCTATGCCGCGGCGCCCTTTGCCGAGGGCGACGTGCTGATCGAATTTACCGGCCGGCGCTTTCGATCGGACCAGGTGCCGAGCCTGATGCGCGGCGGCGGCGACCGCTTCGTCCAGGTGACGCCGGATCATTATATGGGGCCGTCGGGCCGGATCGACGATCTGGTGAACCATAGCTGCGCGCCCAATGCGGGCCTGCGCTTCACCGATGCGGGCGTGTTCCTGGTCGCGGTGCGTGCGATCCCGCCGGGCGAGGAAGTGGTCTGGGACTATTCGACGACGCTGCGCGAATCGAATTGGCACATGATCTGCCAGTGCAAGGCGCCCGAATGCCGGCAGGTGATCGGCAATTTCGCGTCGCTGGCGCCGGACCGGCAGGAATGGTTCCGGGCGCGGAATTTGGTGGCGCCGTACCTGCGGCGGAGCGACGATGTGAGCGCGACGAAGAAGGTTGTGGGGTGGTGA
- a CDS encoding 3'(2'),5'-bisphosphate nucleotidase CysQ: protein MTDAELARDIATEAGALLLAIQRDCAGGDRGDREANSLILERLRAARPDDAILSEESADDLARLDQRRVWIVDPLDGTREFAERRDDWAVHVALAVDGAAAVGAVSLPRLGVTLSSDAPSPLPPAHRPPRMLVSRSRASALCIDVAGRIGAEQIGMGSAGAKAMAVVRGEAEIYLHSGGQHQWDNCAPVAVALAAGLHASRIDGSAIVYNRAETSIPDLLICRAEWAEIVLSTVSNCS from the coding sequence TTGACCGACGCCGAACTTGCCCGCGACATCGCGACGGAGGCCGGCGCGCTGTTGCTCGCGATCCAGCGCGACTGCGCGGGTGGGGATCGGGGCGATCGCGAGGCGAATTCGCTGATCCTCGAGCGGCTGCGCGCGGCGCGGCCGGACGATGCGATACTCTCCGAGGAGTCGGCGGACGACCTGGCGCGGCTCGATCAGCGCCGGGTGTGGATCGTCGATCCGCTGGACGGGACGCGCGAATTCGCCGAGCGGCGCGACGATTGGGCGGTGCATGTGGCACTCGCGGTGGACGGCGCGGCGGCGGTGGGCGCGGTTTCGCTGCCGCGGCTGGGCGTGACCCTGTCGAGCGACGCCCCCTCCCCGCTCCCGCCGGCGCATCGCCCGCCGCGGATGCTGGTCAGCCGTAGCCGGGCCAGCGCGCTGTGCATCGACGTTGCGGGGCGGATCGGTGCCGAGCAGATCGGCATGGGATCGGCGGGCGCGAAGGCGATGGCGGTGGTGCGCGGCGAGGCCGAAATCTACCTCCACAGCGGCGGCCAGCATCAATGGGACAATTGCGCGCCGGTCGCGGTGGCGCTGGCGGCGGGGCTCCATGCATCAAGGATCGACGGCTCCGCGATCGTCTATAACCGGGCGGAGACCAGCATCCCCGATCTGCTGATCTGCCGGGCAGAATGGGCAGAAATCGTCTTAAGTACCGTCTCTAACTGCAGCTGA
- the cysN gene encoding sulfate adenylyltransferase subunit CysN yields the protein MTSSFRPDALIASDISAYLAQHQNKSLLRFITCGSVDDGKSTLIGRLLYDSKQIFEDQLSALEADSKRVGTQGQEIDFALLVDGLAAEREQGITIDVAYRFFATEKRKFIVADTPGHEQYTRNMVTGASTADLAVILIDARKGVLTQTRRHSYLAHLIGIRHIVLAVNKMDLVGYDRALFDRIVDDYRSFAESIGIAGFTPIPISGFKGDNITALSDNTPWYSGPTLIEHLERVEVETEAARAKPFRLPVQWVNRPNLDFRGFAGMIASGTVRPGDAVRILPSGRTTTVARIVAFGGDRDEAVAGESVTLTLADEVDCSRGDVIALADAPPESADQFKAKIVWMDQTELLPGRAYWLKLGTQTVSAVVREPEYTIDVNTMAKMSAKSLGLNDIGVAEVAADRALVFEPYADSHDLGGFILIDKATNATVAAGMLHHALRRAQNVHWQAVEITREAHAAQKGQQPRLLWFTGLSGSGKSTIANLVEKKLHAMGKHSFLLDGDNIRHGLNRDLGFSDADRVENIRRVGEVARLMTDAGLIVLTAFISPFRAERELVRGMMAAGEYFEIFIDTPLEVAEGRDVKGLYKKARAGEIGNFTGISSPYEPPERPDIRIDTTKESPEAAAERIVETIMGTWSPVI from the coding sequence TTGACCTCCTCCTTCCGGCCGGATGCGCTGATCGCGTCCGACATTTCGGCCTATCTTGCGCAGCATCAGAACAAGTCGCTGCTGCGCTTCATCACCTGCGGATCGGTGGACGACGGCAAGTCGACACTGATCGGGCGATTGCTCTACGATTCGAAGCAGATTTTCGAGGACCAGCTGTCGGCGCTCGAGGCGGACAGCAAGCGGGTGGGCACGCAAGGGCAGGAGATCGACTTCGCCTTGCTGGTCGACGGGCTTGCCGCCGAGCGCGAGCAGGGGATCACGATCGACGTCGCCTATCGCTTCTTCGCGACGGAGAAGCGCAAGTTCATCGTCGCGGATACGCCGGGCCACGAACAATATACCCGCAACATGGTGACGGGCGCGTCGACCGCCGACCTTGCCGTGATCCTGATCGATGCCCGCAAGGGCGTGCTGACCCAGACGCGGCGGCACAGCTATCTCGCGCACCTGATCGGCATCCGCCACATCGTGCTCGCGGTGAACAAGATGGACCTGGTCGGTTACGACCGGGCGCTGTTCGACCGGATCGTCGACGACTATCGGAGCTTTGCCGAGAGCATCGGCATAGCGGGTTTCACCCCGATCCCGATCTCGGGGTTCAAGGGCGACAATATCACCGCGCTCAGCGACAACACGCCCTGGTATAGCGGGCCGACGCTGATCGAGCATCTGGAGCGGGTCGAGGTCGAGACCGAGGCCGCCCGCGCCAAGCCGTTCCGGCTGCCGGTGCAGTGGGTCAACCGGCCCAATCTGGATTTCCGGGGTTTTGCCGGGATGATCGCGAGCGGCACCGTGCGCCCGGGCGACGCGGTGCGGATACTGCCTTCGGGACGGACGACAACCGTGGCGCGGATCGTGGCGTTCGGCGGGGATCGCGACGAGGCGGTGGCCGGCGAATCGGTGACGCTCACGCTGGCGGACGAAGTCGATTGTTCGCGCGGCGACGTGATCGCGCTGGCCGATGCGCCGCCGGAAAGCGCCGATCAGTTCAAGGCGAAGATCGTCTGGATGGACCAGACCGAGCTGCTGCCCGGTCGGGCCTATTGGCTGAAGCTCGGCACGCAGACGGTGAGCGCGGTGGTGCGCGAGCCCGAATATACGATCGACGTCAACACGATGGCCAAGATGTCGGCCAAGTCGCTGGGGCTCAACGATATCGGCGTGGCCGAAGTCGCCGCCGACCGCGCTCTGGTGTTCGAGCCCTATGCCGACAGCCACGATCTGGGCGGGTTCATCCTGATCGACAAGGCGACCAACGCGACGGTTGCTGCGGGCATGCTGCACCATGCGCTGCGCCGCGCGCAGAATGTCCATTGGCAGGCGGTGGAGATCACGCGCGAGGCGCATGCCGCGCAGAAGGGCCAGCAACCGCGCTTGCTGTGGTTCACCGGGCTTTCGGGATCGGGCAAGTCGACGATCGCCAATCTGGTCGAGAAGAAGCTGCACGCGATGGGCAAGCACAGCTTCCTGCTCGACGGCGACAATATCCGGCACGGGCTCAACCGCGATCTGGGCTTCAGCGATGCCGATCGGGTGGAGAATATCCGCCGGGTGGGCGAAGTCGCGCGGCTGATGACCGACGCCGGGCTGATCGTGCTGACCGCCTTCATCTCCCCTTTCCGCGCCGAGCGTGAGCTGGTGCGCGGCATGATGGCGGCGGGCGAATATTTCGAGATCTTCATCGATACGCCGCTGGAGGTGGCCGAAGGCCGCGACGTGAAGGGGCTCTACAAGAAGGCGCGCGCGGGGGAGATCGGCAACTTTACCGGCATCTCCAGCCCCTATGAGCCGCCCGAGCGACCCGACATCCGGATCGACACGACGAAGGAGTCGCCCGAGGCGGCGGCCGAGCGGATCGTCGAGACGATCATGGGGACGTGGAGCCCGGTGATTTGA